One genomic window of Hippopotamus amphibius kiboko isolate mHipAmp2 chromosome 10, mHipAmp2.hap2, whole genome shotgun sequence includes the following:
- the LOC130830639 gene encoding SREBP regulating gene protein-like isoform X2, with protein MVNLAAVVLRRLLRLRRVLAPVFGLSPIYFLTSTFKQEERARVQHKNTYGDPIAKY; from the exons ATGGTGAACCTGGCGGCCGTGGTGCTGCGCCGGCTCCTGCGGCTGAGGAGGGTGCTTGCCCCGGTCTTCGGGCTCTCACCCATCTACTTCCTCACCAGCACCTTCAAGCAGGAGGAGAGAGCA CGTGTGCAGCACAAGAACACCTATGGGGATCCTATAGCAAAGTACTGA
- the LOC130830639 gene encoding SREBP regulating gene protein-like isoform X1, which yields MVNLAAVVLRRLLRLRRVLAPVFGLSPIYFLTSTFKQEERAQLFLEHFLNWAAVAFQNLFMAVEDHFELCLAKCRTSSQRVQHKNTYGDPIAKY from the exons ATGGTGAACCTGGCGGCCGTGGTGCTGCGCCGGCTCCTGCGGCTGAGGAGGGTGCTTGCCCCGGTCTTCGGGCTCTCACCCATCTACTTCCTCACCAGCACCTTCAAGCAGGAGGAGAGAGCA CAACTTTTCCTGGAGCACTTTCTCAACTGGGCAGCTGTGGCATTCCAGAACCTCTTCATGGCAGTCGAAGATCACTTTGAATTGTGTTTGGCTAAATGCAGGACCTCATCCCAGCGTGTGCAGCACAAGAACACCTATGGGGATCCTATAGCAAAGTACTGA